From Vigna angularis cultivar LongXiaoDou No.4 chromosome 11, ASM1680809v1, whole genome shotgun sequence:
GAAGGTTTCCACTTTCTTTAAGAGTAACACCTTAAAATTTGGCAAAGCCCTTTTCCCTCAAGCTTTCCACAGTATCCTTGAGGCTCACTTCCAAAGGAGTAAATTCAAGTCCCAAACTCTTTGCTCTTTCCTTCGAAAACTGATATGCTGGCGGATATGGCTTATCATCCACACACCTGGTAATATTGTTCAAAGAGTGAAACGGTATTAGAAAAAATGAATCTTACGCAATCTTGAAACTAGGAAAATAAGTATACTCACTTATCTGGAAGTGGCAATGTTGGGTATATATCACGTAAAATCTGCACAGCCTGTGAGTGGTGTATGACTCTCTCAACTAATATATATCTTCCATTAGCTGAAGCATTCTCATATGCTAAAATATGGGCATTTGCAACATCTCTCACGTCGATCCATCccaaagttatatttttaaaggttGCCGAACCTGTATCAAGGCCGTGGAACAGTTTCTTCAATCAGCTAAGGTTCAGTTAAAAAAACTTGCATTGTGTAATGAAGATGCAGACAAagcaaataatataaatagtaattaccattaataaaatttaaaactgcAGCAGCACTGGTGTTAAGCTCTGGTTGCAAGAGAGGTCCACTAACCAATGCAGGGTTTATTGTGACCAAGtcaatattgttttcttttgcgAATTTCCAGGCAATCTCTTCTGCTAAAGTCTTTGAAAGATCATACCATCCCTAAAACATAAATGCCAAATAGGAACAAATGTCAACAACAttgtaacataatttataaCTCTGCTGacatttgaataaatataactataatttcAGTACATTTGTCTAATGCATATAAAATAATCTCATATCGTATGAACAAAATGGGAGCAGATCAAATTGTTTAGTAGTGCATTGTTGGTTTTTAGTTATCTTTTAGTTTAAGAAACCTACAACATTGGCTACATCATGATATTGGTTCGACTTGGCTCAACATAAACCAAAGCCAACTCTCCACGACCAGGGTATATTGATTTTTCTCAACCTGGGTTTAGGATAACTCATCTTAACCTCATTCTTGGCCAACTAGGTTCATCAAAACTTAAGCTGACTAAACTTGATTTTGACATGACTAACTAGACCATACTTAAAACCAAGCGACTTATAACTCCTTCGAGGCACCTAGATTGACTCAACTTAAGCATAAGTAGGCTTAGGTTTAGAAGAATCACCTTGACCTCGACTCATTTTGACTTGTCTCGACCTTGGCTTGAACCAACTTAAATTGACTT
This genomic window contains:
- the LOC108333902 gene encoding phenylacetaldehyde reductase produces the protein MSTGAGKVACVTGASGYIASWLVKFLLQRGYTVKATVRDPNNPKKVDHLVNLDGAKERLQLFKADLLDEGSFDSAVQGCHAVFHTASPFFFGAKDPQAELLDPAVKGTLNVLKSCLKSATLKRVVVTSSVAAVACNDRPRAPDEVLDETWFSDAEFCRRNEGWYDLSKTLAEEIAWKFAKENNIDLVTINPALVSGPLLQPELNTSAAAVLNFINGSATFKNITLGWIDVRDVANAHILAYENASANGRYILVERVIHHSQAVQILRDIYPTLPLPDKCVDDKPYPPAYQFSKERAKSLGLEFTPLEVSLKDTVESLREKGFAKF